The following are encoded in a window of Campylobacterota bacterium genomic DNA:
- a CDS encoding ankyrin repeat domain-containing protein, whose protein sequence is MHLKYAYNRKWKVIFYEMEALMKGISRLSRVFLLVAMVASGGFTAKAVDSGLRFEQALRYGMNRVWIDEKSAEMAEAIDAGDFDAVKKVVELLRGSGDEPREEYFCFTGEFLQKLVKDFYEGKQPLNVLGKGLLGFGQRWGRFDLLLNEQGLVPLLQAKARLKTCPEDRRAKFEEIVAYLKRVGFKESFMHHCWRGFKKFQTVKIIFDLLLATLDRYTNFNIPIDENGSCVLLELAMRSDSESFALFKKLFSYEKVNGHCLNFRGQNVLHHAAFEGNLEGVKYLLEQDKGFDVNAQDKKGLTPLHCAAQKDQFAVVIPILVNGANPEVRDWQGRSALDYTAMWVAPSTARILLSRGVGISEGIDGRYGTAYGGINLALNPTLFGNILEISKLIDNERKKRKQKLRDAASKIKIVIDESI, encoded by the coding sequence ATGCATTTAAAATATGCGTATAACCGTAAATGGAAGGTTATTTTTTATGAAATGGAGGCTCTCATGAAGGGTATTTCACGCCTGTCACGTGTATTTTTATTGGTTGCTATGGTTGCAAGCGGTGGATTTACTGCAAAGGCAGTAGATTCAGGACTCAGGTTTGAGCAGGCATTGCGTTACGGCATGAATCGAGTATGGATTGACGAAAAAAGCGCTGAGATGGCCGAAGCGATAGATGCTGGTGATTTTGATGCGGTCAAAAAGGTCGTTGAGTTGCTTCGTGGATCAGGAGACGAGCCTCGAGAAGAATATTTCTGTTTTACTGGTGAGTTTCTACAAAAGCTCGTAAAAGATTTTTATGAGGGTAAACAGCCGTTAAATGTCTTGGGGAAAGGCTTACTTGGTTTTGGGCAGCGTTGGGGACGCTTTGACTTACTGCTTAATGAGCAGGGTTTGGTACCACTTTTGCAGGCAAAGGCACGATTGAAAACATGTCCAGAAGATCGTCGGGCTAAGTTTGAAGAAATAGTTGCATATCTTAAGCGTGTTGGTTTTAAAGAGTCCTTCATGCATCATTGCTGGAGAGGGTTTAAAAAGTTTCAAACTGTTAAAATTATTTTTGATTTGCTTCTGGCTACGTTAGATCGTTACACAAATTTTAATATTCCAATTGATGAAAATGGAAGCTGTGTATTGCTTGAGCTTGCAATGAGGTCAGATTCTGAGTCTTTTGCATTATTTAAAAAATTATTTTCGTATGAAAAGGTTAATGGACATTGCCTCAATTTTAGAGGGCAAAACGTACTTCATCACGCAGCATTTGAGGGCAATCTTGAGGGTGTTAAATATTTACTGGAGCAGGACAAAGGCTTTGATGTTAATGCTCAAGATAAAAAGGGCTTAACACCATTGCATTGCGCGGCACAAAAAGATCAGTTTGCAGTTGTTATTCCCATACTTGTCAACGGTGCTAACCCTGAGGTTAGAGATTGGCAGGGGCGCTCCGCGCTTGATTATACAGCTATGTGGGTAGCTCCAAGCACAGCACGGATTTTGCTCAGTCGTGGCGTTGGCATATCTGAAGGTATTGATGGTCGTTATGGCACTGCTTACGGTGGGATTAATCTTGCACTCAATCCTACGTTATTTGGAAATATTTTAGAGATTAGCAAGCTTATTGATAACGAGCGAAAAAAGCGTAAGCAGAAATTACGAGATGCTGCGAGTAAAATAAAAATTGTGATTGATGAAAGTATATAA
- a CDS encoding ankyrin repeat domain-containing protein — MKKSIFWVLFFLVTIFSNVICAEEDKGRLPTKQSYVKKGVEMNHIFAFQIAKFLEGCKTSGEVIQAFKAVNCNNKEVFRKCLEFHIECGTPMHDKDGNIIFWIPQFGLAQDCGKHSFCKKNCPVRSELIDEFVQNISIQQLKKIVPSEQKNVNKYLCENVFRRALDGSTLLELLINMCRVIDLRRLELERSYGLSSEQRGMEVAKLQERLVGVRSCIDDIMIFLAPQKNQIERLARECSQQNPNVEKIQGLLNEQRYFEYFIGSNGLNLPAEMQLYDSLSDIDSLCYEDGKTVFDSVETPLSYVVCLEKRSDLLDVFLRHGSCINAMNGTHNHILHKFMSSGKLDTSLIRCFLQSGASFNGINFCGKSLLHFAASHANEEIMELLLERGYDIHGKDDQGDSPLHCLLKSDSQNRTKIAHKIIQQYKPDLTLRDGNNVTIQDLLGASVLQELFLQGDNSENSAKTKKRKRLEFEDTDSRSDQ; from the coding sequence ATGAAAAAGTCAATTTTTTGGGTGCTATTTTTTTTAGTTACAATTTTTTCAAACGTTATTTGTGCAGAGGAAGACAAAGGACGGTTGCCGACAAAGCAGTCATATGTAAAAAAAGGCGTGGAGATGAATCACATTTTTGCGTTTCAAATTGCTAAGTTTCTTGAAGGATGCAAAACATCAGGTGAAGTAATACAAGCATTTAAGGCGGTCAACTGTAACAATAAAGAAGTTTTCAGAAAATGCTTAGAGTTTCACATTGAATGTGGTACGCCAATGCATGACAAAGATGGTAATATTATTTTTTGGATTCCTCAGTTTGGGCTTGCACAAGATTGTGGTAAACATAGTTTTTGTAAAAAAAATTGTCCTGTAAGGAGCGAACTTATTGATGAGTTTGTGCAAAATATATCTATTCAGCAATTGAAAAAAATAGTTCCTTCAGAGCAAAAAAATGTGAACAAGTATCTATGCGAAAACGTTTTTAGGCGGGCGCTTGATGGGAGTACCTTGCTTGAATTGTTGATTAATATGTGTCGTGTGATTGATCTTAGGCGATTAGAATTAGAAAGGAGTTATGGCCTTTCATCAGAACAGCGAGGAATGGAGGTGGCTAAACTCCAAGAGCGTCTTGTTGGTGTAAGGAGCTGTATTGACGATATTATGATTTTTTTGGCACCCCAGAAAAATCAAATAGAGCGTCTTGCCAGGGAATGTAGCCAGCAAAATCCTAATGTCGAAAAAATTCAGGGACTGCTTAATGAACAACGATACTTTGAGTATTTCATAGGTAGTAATGGGCTAAATTTACCTGCTGAAATGCAATTGTATGATTCGCTATCTGATATTGATTCATTATGCTATGAAGATGGCAAGACTGTTTTCGATTCGGTTGAAACCCCGCTATCCTATGTTGTTTGTTTGGAAAAACGTAGTGATTTGTTAGATGTTTTTTTACGACATGGATCATGTATAAATGCTATGAATGGCACCCATAATCACATTTTACATAAATTTATGTCGTCTGGTAAGTTAGATACTTCTTTGATTCGTTGCTTTCTCCAGTCAGGTGCGAGCTTTAATGGTATTAATTTTTGTGGGAAATCATTATTACATTTTGCTGCAAGTCATGCGAATGAAGAGATAATGGAATTATTGTTAGAACGTGGATACGACATACATGGAAAAGACGATCAAGGCGATAGTCCGCTGCACTGTTTACTTAAAAGTGACAGTCAAAACAGGACTAAGATTGCTCATAAAATCATACAACAATATAAGCCAGATTTAACTTTAAGGGATGGCAACAATGTTACAATACAAGATCTACTGGGTGCTTCAGTTTTACAAGAACTTTTCTTGCAGGGTGATAACTCGGAAAATTCTGCAAAAACTAAAAAACGTAAACGGCTTGAGTTTGAAGATACGGATAGCAGATCTGATCAATAA
- a CDS encoding acylphosphatase, whose translation MKKCLKITVSGKVKGVGYREYAKKHATNLEIEGTAQNSDDDQQVIIYARGQADNLEKFIDHLYKGSTKSKVEDIFAEPFTQERDFRGVFRVIGQD comes from the coding sequence ATGAAGAAATGCCTTAAGATTACAGTATCCGGCAAGGTTAAAGGCGTCGGTTATCGAGAGTATGCAAAAAAACATGCTACCAATCTTGAAATAGAAGGAACCGCCCAAAATAGCGATGATGACCAGCAGGTTATCATTTATGCGCGAGGCCAGGCTGACAATCTTGAAAAATTCATCGATCACCTATACAAGGGTAGTACCAAGTCAAAAGTAGAAGATATCTTTGCAGAACCGTTCACACAAGAACGTGATTTCCGGGGGGTCTTTCGAGTCATCGGACAAGACTGA
- a CDS encoding glycosyltransferase: MKNAASDFHVIYIITKLELGGAQKVCLNLKEGLEKRHLSTSLISGSQGVLVEQAQKLTSVYLLKSFKREVSISQLFLEIANFFSLIKILRKIKKQHPHAIVHTHSTKAGLLGRWAAFFAGIKTRVHTVHGYGFHDYQPYPFWLFTYLLERITAKITTHFVCVSNKDQITGTKYFSSFGQKSSIIRAAVEWDAFEKVATHKEKSSDKHFTIGTVACFKPQKNLLDLFMGFANALQTLPAQKKKQIHLEVIGDGKQRTILEKWIKENKLNNNIHLLGWQSDVSKWMQTWDVFALSSLWEGLPCAVIEARLCKIPVVAYNVGGIAEVIQHKKNGFLVTPKDTQELSRRLKLLITNPVRCKQMGDFQDDLEQFHVNSMINAHISLYKKLTKRAHAY, from the coding sequence ATGAAAAACGCGGCTAGTGATTTTCATGTCATTTACATCATTACTAAACTTGAGTTGGGCGGAGCCCAAAAAGTTTGCCTTAACCTAAAAGAAGGGCTTGAAAAACGACATCTAAGCACAAGTCTTATTTCTGGATCACAGGGCGTTCTGGTAGAGCAAGCACAAAAACTCACCTCTGTATATCTGCTCAAAAGCTTTAAACGAGAAGTAAGTATTTCTCAGTTATTCCTTGAAATTGCAAATTTTTTCTCGCTGATAAAAATTTTACGCAAAATCAAAAAGCAACACCCTCATGCCATTGTGCATACACACAGTACCAAAGCAGGCCTGCTCGGACGGTGGGCCGCTTTTTTTGCTGGTATTAAAACACGTGTTCATACGGTTCACGGCTACGGTTTTCACGACTATCAACCATATCCATTTTGGCTTTTCACCTATCTGCTCGAACGCATTACCGCAAAAATTACGACCCATTTTGTTTGTGTTTCAAACAAAGACCAAATAACTGGCACTAAATATTTTTCATCATTTGGGCAAAAAAGCTCAATAATTCGAGCTGCTGTCGAATGGGATGCCTTTGAAAAAGTGGCGACTCATAAAGAAAAAAGTAGCGATAAACATTTTACCATAGGCACTGTTGCATGCTTTAAACCACAAAAAAATCTTTTAGATCTATTTATGGGATTTGCCAATGCACTCCAAACACTTCCAGCACAGAAAAAAAAGCAGATCCATCTTGAAGTAATTGGTGATGGCAAACAGCGAACCATCCTTGAAAAATGGATTAAAGAAAACAAGTTGAATAATAATATTCACTTACTTGGCTGGCAAAGCGATGTAAGCAAATGGATGCAAACATGGGATGTATTTGCACTCAGCTCATTATGGGAAGGCTTACCATGCGCCGTTATTGAAGCGCGACTATGCAAAATACCCGTTGTAGCTTACAATGTCGGCGGCATTGCAGAAGTTATTCAACATAAAAAAAATGGTTTTCTTGTCACACCTAAAGATACCCAAGAGCTATCACGTAGACTTAAATTATTAATCACCAACCCTGTACGGTGCAAACAAATGGGAGATTTTCAAGATGACCTTGAACAATTCCACGTAAACTCAATGATCAACGCGCATATCTCACTCTACAAAAAATTGACCAAACGAGCACATGCCTACTAG
- a CDS encoding F0F1 ATP synthase subunit A yields the protein MSMGIFDYERVQPFTRLGLTGPFWTIHLDIVLATWIAMAILLCIGLLGKTLAKKKNNPITAIYEQAVQFLIALCKDSFHAFEYNYFLFIATIFLFTFFCCLVGLIPLVEEATKDLNTTLALGLTSFLYVQYHKIRVHGIGGYLHEFIEPIFLLAPIHVVGELAKIASMSFRLFGNIIGGGIILGMVIEYSSKLKEYFLLFVIFTVVLQFVTRNIHLPKQFSWINSFANTCYNAMFILTWFQFILGIFEGLVQSFVLTMLTITYLAMGTAVHTEQKSTIAQETT from the coding sequence ATGAGCATGGGAATTTTTGATTACGAACGGGTTCAGCCATTCACGCGTCTTGGCCTAACAGGCCCATTCTGGACCATCCACCTTGACATAGTGTTGGCAACATGGATCGCCATGGCTATTTTGCTGTGCATCGGACTCTTGGGCAAAACACTAGCAAAGAAAAAAAATAATCCAATTACTGCAATATATGAACAAGCAGTACAGTTCCTGATTGCGTTGTGTAAAGACTCGTTTCATGCTTTTGAGTACAACTACTTTTTATTTATCGCCACAATTTTTTTATTTACCTTTTTTTGTTGCTTGGTTGGCCTCATCCCTTTAGTTGAGGAAGCAACAAAAGATTTAAACACAACGCTTGCGCTCGGCCTCACATCATTTTTATACGTACAGTACCATAAAATCCGTGTCCACGGTATTGGCGGCTATCTTCACGAATTTATAGAGCCAATCTTTCTTCTCGCTCCTATTCACGTCGTTGGTGAGCTAGCAAAAATTGCATCAATGTCGTTTAGGCTTTTTGGTAACATTATTGGTGGTGGTATTATCCTTGGCATGGTCATCGAATACAGCTCAAAACTTAAAGAATACTTTCTCTTGTTCGTTATTTTCACTGTTGTTCTACAATTCGTAACCAGAAACATACATCTTCCCAAACAATTTTCCTGGATCAACAGCTTTGCAAATACATGCTACAATGCCATGTTCATTCTCACATGGTTTCAATTCATTCTTGGTATCTTTGAAGGGCTCGTACAGTCGTTTGTATTAACCATGCTTACCATTACTTATCTGGCAATGGGCACAGCGGTACATACAGAACAAAAGTCCACTATTGCACAGGAGACAACATGA